The Salvia miltiorrhiza cultivar Shanhuang (shh) chromosome 2, IMPLAD_Smil_shh, whole genome shotgun sequence DNA window TGCTTCTTGGTTGGTGTTTGCCTATTTAGCAATAGCATAATGCCCATTGTAATTTGTTTGATCACCCTTTTTTGGAAATGAAATGCAGTATCTTTATGGAGTACATATCATACATATTTGCACTCAAAAAAATGCAGAATGCATACTGGAAACACTATCTGTTTGTTTACATGTTAATGCTATCATGCCATCAAAAAACACTGAAAAGCTTCATGCCATCAAAAAACAATACCAAACTGAAACTAAATACAAATTCCTTCAAGTTATGCTTTCAAGTCAAAAAACCAAGTTCTGCTATCAAGTTCTGCCATCAAACTTTCTTGCCACGAGGGGATCTCCTCAGGACCTCTTTTTCAGCTCAGCACCTCTCCATTTCTTACTCCAATTAGCATAGATGTGTCTTGCACACCATCTATGCTCGGCCTCTGGTGCTTGCTCTTTCACTGCTTTCATCAATCCCTATTAAACATACAATAGAAACAATAAGAATACTCATTTATATGTCTACTGGAATGCAAAAAGAATAGGAGCAGTGCATAACCTTTTGCATGTCTGATATTAGAGTCACCCTTGATCCATCACCAAGCTGTAGTTCATGCTTGAGCCAGTTAAGGAACCAATTTCAATTTTGCTTATTCTCCTTGTTCACTACTGCCCAAGCAATAGGAACAATCCCTTCATTTCCATCTGCTGTGAGAAGGCAACCGAAAGTAACCCCTTTCAAATGACATCCATCCAGGGAGATCAAAGGCCTACACTCACCTAGCCAATTTTTCTTACATGCATCAAGCATGACAAAGATCCTCTTGAACACCCTCCTGCCATTAGACAACTCATCCTTGGATAGTTGGAGTTCCACTTTGCTCCCTGGATTTGTCTCCTTCACCTTGTCAATATAGCCAACAAGGCATTTGAACTCCTCTACATAGCTTCCCTGCAGTGCATTGAGGATAGTCCTCTTTGCTCTTTTGCATTTGCCAAGACTGACATGGAGTTTTAGGTGATCTTTCACATGCCCCTGTATATCCTTAGATGTAAACCTAGGATTTCTATAGATTGCATCTTTGAAAAAATTTGCAAGATAGGCCTGAGAAGCACTAGGCACTTGTCTTTGCCTACAACATGTGTGCTCTGCCACCAATGTCTTAACAATAAGACCCTCTGTATCCCCATCTTTTGATGCAAGAAATAGAAATGGACAAGTACTGTCACCAATACAAACCACCCTCACCCTCTTAGGTTCATTCTTTAAGAACTTAAGCTTATAGCCAAAATTCACAGAATAAGTGTTAAGAGCATCTCTAACCTCCTTTGCCCCTGCAAAGGTCATACCTAGTTCAAAATGTCCTTGAACTCCCTGTTCTATATCCCCAACAACGGCTGCCTTCACTAATTCCTCATCGCTCTCTGTTAGATCCTGACTATATGTACTAGAGTCTGTCTCTGAACCATCACCGAGACCTAATGGATCATCTTCATTATCCTCTTCACTTGCATCCCTCCCCTCCTGTCCATCTAATCCACTTTCTCCTAGCTCTATCCCTTCCCCAATCTCTGCATCATCAATCCCCTCACCATCATTTTTAATCTCCAGTCCATGGATATCCTCTAAGTCATTACCTTCCTTTTCCTCATCAAATAAAGGCAATGGTGTAATATGGGGAATGGGATCTCTATCATACTCAGCAAATAAAAGAATTTCAGTTGCCCCAAGGATCTCCAGATAATCAAACACCTTCTTAGCATGCTCATCATTCCTAAGTagctgtcacaccccaattcttgaatgaataaatataatcgaggtgcaactaattcatagaaataaacaagggaaatacctcgttaaaacccaaaataggatagaaagtcgggctatgcccctttggatcacaagttttgtttcatgtttctgacaaccaactttcattagcataaaactagaatttcaaatttaagctcgacatgaagtcatcttaagttgagaaaacaaaagatgtataagagtaattgctacagcggaagtctaacatatgaattttaactctagcctcagctccgtcccgtcagcaccggccagccaacctgaaaacatttgaaagtatttttgggctaagtactaatgtacttagtgggcatgcattttctgaaacattttatattttaataaagacagtttatccaatcatacttgacatgacttagaaggttttaaattgaaagaacttctaagcatgttaaaacatttttcatttgtgcgcacatgtcacactccctttctgttactcgctgtgatcccggaccttttagccaccgacggatccatttctcccattgcacttgccctgaggacgtaactcagacaagttgaattgacctcgggacgctacccaggcaggccttacatgatacatgctccggaacacatccagccaagcacccttataacgcctcttacatgaattagtgcccgatggagatcaacccaccgaaacaactaacaagtgtacacaattctcaaataacatgttaggccataagagaacctcgatcgatccatgaattgcgagccttaaacagagcagagtgcacataaacattttattggataaacagttttcattacattaaataaacaatttgcatttaattgaaacatttagagcttaataactcaatcatattttgtacatttggaaagtaagctcacctggttaggcaaagcctgaagatcatacacataaaaacctgtcttgggaaaagtagcgctaatcctcctggtcatcacaaagcctacaagaaattctattcttaataggtctcgtgaagctaacttaatatCTTGGGGAAaaatgcttaacattctatgattcatcacgccgggtttcaaaatttaataataaagattgaaaactaaacttcttgagttaaggacaccaacaatatccttactcgattttctttaataattggaattataattaaaaccaattaaatcataaatacttttattgcaaaatataatgcaatttcatgtcatgcttagcatataataagtaattacttaaaatatgcacataataataattaatattaatatgaaatcattctttaaagaaataaataattaaactttatcagagtctaattagtaaatttaaaccaagtcatttttttagtaaaaatgcAGCCCAATTTATTTAATAAGGCAGTCCactttgaattaaaaataaaatcccaaatgagataaaaaaaatcaaagccccaaactcgttacgcacatatactaaatctttcatgaaacatcctttaaaataaactttgatacatagaaaataattcaacaacttgagcacttaaggggttgttttgcaacagacaccaaatttgtctcggatctccaaataaggctccaaaagacattctggaaactagacatttcaaggatcattctccaatttgaatcgaatgaaaaacagttcaaacgagcaagatatgccctctcaaagatgggtatttaacaaacaaaaatataaaaatttcagatttccagattacaaccaagtcagtaggctttctttaaaaattcatatctccctttacaaaactccactgggaaccccaagggtcaattcggaaactagggagagatcataacactctccagttggatttactccaagacaattcatggtttagaagatatgactgtctaaatttcagtgcacaaaaagagttcaagtttggcagattcaaaacataaatcggaaaaaccactttaggcttcaccaaaaattctaaaactgaacaagtaagttcccaacatgtcagtgaatattcagtagaaagataggcttgagaatcaaagatttaagtcggcctttgagacctcaaagtcgtaggtttgttaAACCTACTGGATGGctcaaggaataagaactagatttcaaaaatttataccggttgttttccttactcaaaaatggtgaggccgattccaaaagaaagatacgggagtctagagtgacatactCAAGTTTCAAAGATGTTCACCGATTTAAActtgacttatggcctcccaaatatggtttaccaaaaatatattccagatgggcagtgatgtttaaaatttcataaataaaacatgagagctctaaatattcttaaattttaccatagtatagaaaacatattaaacacgatacacaattaatttgggaatttttgggaaccgtttggatggctggcaTCGCCTTGCAatacactgccggagcagtgtgcttatggcagattcgctgccttacctcatgcacggtttttcacccaataaactctaccaaaataatcatccaaaatcataaaacatatcctcacataatatagcacacatatgtgtaaaaatccatggtcTTAAAGCATTTTCTATTGAGAAAAACCaaagaaaactcaccctcgaagcacaatcttcactctaactttacgccctaggTTTCCCACGCTCTCCCTTACTTTGATACTACTCTTGGAGCTTAAAGGCTTCTATGAATTCCAACTTTGGTTGTGCAGAGAGAAGTAAGGATATAAGGGCATGACTaaaagctatttttttttttaaagcgtAGTGGTATGAAAACAAattagtggtggtagggaaaaatattagtggtagggaaaagaaaatattagtggtggtagggaaaaagattagtggtagggaaaagaaaatattagtggtggtagggaaaaagattagtgtggtggagaggtaggtgattgaataaaataaaaagtcttccgggttgtactatgaaaactgtaataatcgttcagtgtttgcttaaataaatagcttgtgtagatgctaaatgcttaatataaataaatatgcaatgcatataaatttaataactaaatttacaaatgtttttgtaaatcatttttgttggaattaaaataaattcattttctttatatccggtgtgaatcatcctgacttctaagttcaaaattactctaaatttagctaggaaAAAGCGGGGTGTTACAGTAGCACTAAACCCTTTTCAATAATATACTCTTCATCTAAAGCATACACCTTATTAGGTTTACTGCCATGCAAGTTAGTAAATTCAGCCATAATACGATCATAACTCATCTTATCAAATTCCTCTTCGATTTCAAGAGAATTATAGCCATCATAAATCAATTGTGCATTTTCAGACTCCCTCTTCCATATACCCCAGTAATTAAACACGAAAGTTAAACGAGGCATGCTGCATCACAaacaacaagaaaagaaaaaacctctTCACATTCCACATTGCATGTACGAAAACAGTGAAATTCGAAAAACAATCTTAACACACTTACCTTGATCGAGTATTGTTGGATGCACTGAAACTTGTATTGTTTAGAAACAATAACTCTTCTTTGCTGTTGCTCTGGTTCGATGATGAAGCAAGAAGGAGAAGAGAATGGAGAGACGATTCGTATGCTATGGTTGTTAAGGAACCCGCGCTTGCATATAAGGCGGGGCCCACCGcctattaaaaaaagaaaaaaaaaaaagacggaCGGCGTTTACCAACCGTTAGGGCTAGGGGCCCAATTATTCGATTTTTTGGACTACAGGAGTTTATTTGGCCCAACTTAGACTATAGGGAGCCCAACGTGAAAATGGCCACTATGATAGGGGCctatttgatacttaactctAAATTCATTATGCTGGTAGCGTATTTGAACTTTTGGACAAAAACTCATGTATATTTTTGGCGGAGGCTTGACCTAATTAAATATTGATGGGGTCGACCAATTCATTAAATCGAACCATGTCTATTTACGAATACGAGCTTGGCTCTCACCACCAACAGttgcaaattcaaaaataaataaaataaagaaaattgcCGCTAATTCTCCATCCAACTTGAGGTTTTCTGCTCATCTCTCTCTTCCAATTCCCAAACAGGCAAACACCCACTATTAAATTAAACACTGGTTTGTTTACCAAGAGCTCTTATGGTTTCCGCATCCGCTCCTCTTCAAATCATGGACGACGACGATGTAAGTCCCCGttcattcaatttatttactgCGTCTTCTTTTGTTTGTAATTTGTTTTGGCTGAATAGGAATTCGACTGGGAAGCAGCTGTTCATGAAATCGATGTGGCGTGCCGGGCAACTGCTGCTGAAATGCCCACAGTCGTTCCTGATTCAAACTGCAAACAAGAGATGTTTGTGAACACAGATCAAGCAATGCGGAAAAAGGGGAAATTTGAGGCTAATCTTAGTTCAGCTCCTTCAACTAGGCAAACTActttagataaatttattggGGTTTCGTCTTGTAATTCAAGGAAATTTGAGGAAAAGGCGGGAAATTCGTATGGGCAGCTATGTATGAGTAATAGTATTGGGAATAATATTTGTGAAGAAACTGAGAAGCTTAATGAGTTTGTTAGCATTGATGCTGAGGCTGCCAAGACATGGATTTACCCTGGTATATATACATCAGCTATCATGTCCtttcttttatttgtttatgttcaCTTGTAAATTAGGATATTAAATAAtgtgatgaggactagaatttTGTGCGTGCAGCGTTGCTCGATTAAATGCATAGCTGTGGCCTATTTTGTGATGTGCCGGTTCTGAGCTGAGGCTGTTTGAACAAATGTGTAGAAAATATTCGATAGAAATCCTTATGGGGCCATTCTTAAAGAAGTTTAAATTTTGCTGAAGTGTGATCGTGCTGAATTACTTCTGTGACAAACCTTGAACGAAATTTCAGTAGTGCTTCTCATGTGATTCTCAAAGTGTTTAGGTGTTGATAAACTTTTGTTTGCTTTTTGAAACAGTTCATGTAATCGAAATTGAGGTCCACTGTGATCTTCATGTTTCATGTTGCTTGTCATGAGCTCGTTTCAAACACTTCTAGAAtctgttttttttatttagtgttCCTCCTGCAAGTATGAATATCATTGGGAGGTTCTCAACTTGTTAATTTACTCGTCCACTTGTTTTTCTGTGGCAGTAAATATCCCTTGTCGTGATTATCAGTTATCTATTACCAGGACTGCGCTGTTTGCCAATACTTTAGTAGCATTGCCAACAGGACTTGGAAAAACTCTTATCGCTGCCGTCGTCATGTATAATTTCTTCAGATGGTTTCCTGAAGGTATTGTTATCCTGTAATGGTGGTAATATACTGGATGTCTCAATCATCAAATGCTACAGTTATGTCCTTTTTTTCTCTAGTGTGCCTGAATTGAACATCGTGTGTTTGCCTTCTTAGGTGTTTTATGAAAACATAACAAATCTTTACTCAGTTAGACCATACAATGAAAAGATAATTCGCACATGAGAAGTAAATGTTTTATACATTCATTTGATCTTAATGACCCCAAAATTAGGTGTTCCCAGAAAGTAATATCTTATTTTCATAAGGCCTACTAATGGCTCAAAAATATCCCATACAAGAGTAAATCCATGATATTTGAAAGTACATGTTGTAACGAGACATCATAGGATGACCACTGtcaaattatatactccctccatccctaaAAAATGTGACTCAATGGAGGTGGCACAGGTTTTAAAAAAAAGCGTGGTAGTTGTGTTTGAGTGGAGATTGGGTCCCAcacctttttgtaaatagtgagaAAAAGTTTGTTGGGTTgtttccaaataaggaaaggtcacaatttttagggacatCCAAATATGGTAATAAGGTCATaattttcagggacggagggggTATGATATAGTATGTTGATAATCATATTAGTTTTTACCTATATTTGCAAATATTTTACGCTGGAAGTCTTTGTTAAACAATCTTGCCACTCTCTTCTGCAGGAAAAATTGTTTTTGCTGCTCCTTCTCGACCACTAGTGATGCAACAAATAGAAGCTTGTCATAAGATTGTTGGAATTCCACAAGTAAGCCTATGATAACAGCATTCTTGGACTTACATTTCTTATGCTTCATATTGGTACCTATACTGAGAAAGTTGTGATTCAACTGATCTTAGGAGTGGACTATTGATCTAACCGGACAAACGAGTCCTTCGAAACGAGCAGAATTTTGGAAATGCAAACGTGTTTTTTTTGTTACTCCACAAGTGTTAGAGAAGGATATACAATCTGGTTTGTTTCTCAACTTGTTGTGATATGTTATTGGAGTGCATTTACTAAACTGGAAACACAACTAATCTAACATCATAGTAGGAACTAGAAAATGATGATATAAGATTTTCTAGCATTCTCATATGATTCATGAATCGTGATATATTTGTCAGTTAGGATTTTCTAGGTTTTGTAGTATTTATAAATCTTGCAAAGCCTTAAGCACTTGCATTAGCTGAGCGATTTTCCATTTCAAATTTATCAAATAGCACTTGGTGAACTGTGCAGTGAGAA harbors:
- the LOC131009738 gene encoding uncharacterized protein LOC131009738, whose translation is MMSMLRRDPIPHITPLPLFDEEKEGNDLEDIHGLEIKNDGEGIDDAEIGEGIELGESGLDGQEGRDASEEDNEDDPLGLGDGSETDSSTYSQDLTESDEELVKAAVVGDIEQGVQGHFELGMTFAGAKEVRDALNTYSVNFGYKLKFLKNEPKRVRVVCIGDSTCPFLFLASKDGDTEGLIVKTLVAEHTCCRQRQVPSASQAYLANFFKDAIYRNPRFTSKDIQGHVKDHLKLHVSLGKCKRAKRTILNALQGSYVEEFKCLVGYIDKVKETNPGSKVELQLSKDELSNGRRVFKRIFVMLDACKKNWLGECRPLISLDGCHLKGVTFGCLLTADGNEGIVPIAWALGDGSRVTLISDMQKGLMKAVKEQAPEAEHRWCARHIYANWSKKWRGAELKKRS